The Papaver somniferum cultivar HN1 chromosome 3, ASM357369v1, whole genome shotgun sequence genome includes a region encoding these proteins:
- the LOC113358713 gene encoding subtilisin-like protease SBT5.4 isoform X1 yields MQSFVVYLGAHTHGPEITSSDLEKVTHSHYQLLSTVLGSHEKARDSIFYSYTRYINGFAATLDDEHAQEISKHPDVISVFENRGKQLHTTRSWNFLGLESDSGEISSHSAWDMARYGEDTIIANLDTGVWPESKSFSDEGMGPIPSRWKGICQNNTREGVLCNRKLIGARYFDSGYAAYLSEVDPSKIPVNASARDDDGHGTHTLSTAGGNFVPGANVFGFGNGTAKGGSPKARVAAYKVCWKSINESGGCFDADILAAFEAAIHDGVDVISASIGGPPSDYFNDGIAVGSFHAVMHGITVIMSAGNDGPADGSVSNVAPWILTVGANTIDREFPVKIGLGNRKHLKGQSLYPKALPVRKFYPLIDGTAAKAVNSTDHDAQLCLAGSLDPEKVKGKILACLRGSNGRVEKGVVALQAGAVGMILANDILSGNEIVADPHVLPAAHINYTDGLTLFSYINSTKSPDVFMTRARTQNGVKPAPVMAAFSSKGPNVVTPEILKPDITGPGVAIIAAYTQAVSPAGETDPRRILFNVESGTSMSCPHVAGVVGLLKTLHPHWSPSAIKSAIMTTASTQDNQKMEMRNSSNLQATPFSYGSGQVRPDAAMDPGLVYDANVFDYLTFLCGLGYNETQLQSFTGGIPYKCNMKYGLADFNYPSITVPGLDGSTQVMRTVKNVGSPGTYKALIHAPEGVKVSVEPKTLTFKKIGEAKTFKVSLQVTKASYEYVFGSLTWTDGVHSVRTPIVVESFPERD; encoded by the exons ATGCAGTCTTTTGTTGTGTACTTGGGTGCGCACACACATGGACCAGAAATTACATCTTCGGATCTAGAAAAAGTCACTCATTCTCATTATCAGTTATTAAGTACTGTTTTAGGAAG TCATGAGAAGGCTAGAGATTCGATATTTTACTCATATACAAGATATATAAATGGTTTTGCTGCAACCCTGGATGATGAACATGCACAAGAAATTTCCA AACATCCGGATGTTATATCTGTCTTTGAAAACCGAGGAAAGCAGCTACACACCACCCGTTCATGGAACTTTCTAGGACTGGAATCAGATAGCGGTGAAATCTCGTCTCACTCGGCATGGGATATGGCGAGGTATGGCGAAGATACCATCATTGCCAACCTTGACACTG GAGTGTGGCCAGAATCAAAGAGCTTTAGTGACGAAGGAATGGGACCGATTCCATCCAGATGGAAAGGCATTTGTCAGAACAACACTAGAGAAGGAGTTCTTTGCAATAG GAAGTTGATTGGAGCAAGATACTTCGACAGTGGCTATGCAGCCTATCTTTCAGAAGTAGATCCATCAAAAATCCCAGTAAATGCATCGGCAcgtgatgacgatggacatggaACCCATACATTATCAACGGCTGGTGGTAACTTCGTGCCAGGTGCTAATGTGTTTGGTTTTGGGAATGGTACAGCCAAGGGTGGATCCCCGAAAGCTCGTGTTGCTGCTTACAAAGTCTGTTGGAAAtcgataaacgagagtggtggaTGTTTTGATGCTGATATCCTTGCTGCATTTGAAGCTGCTATTCATGATGGTGTTGATGTCATATCTGCATCTATTGGCGGACCTCCTTCTGACTACTTCAATGATGGTATTGCCGTTGGTTCGTTCCATGCAGTGATGCATGGAATCACTGTAATCATGTCAGCCGGTAATGACGGACCTGCGGATGGATCGGTGTCTAACGTCGCTCCATGGATATTAACAGTTGGTGCTAACACGATTGACAGGGAGTTCCCTGTTAAAATTGGACTTGGCAACAGGAAGCACCTCAAG GGGCAGAGTTTATATCCGAAGGCATTGCCAGTTCGGAAATTTTATCCTTTGATTGACGGTACAGCGGCAAAAGCAGTGAATTCAACAGATCATGATGC CCAGTTGTGCCTTGCTGGGTCACTTGATCCTGAGAAGGTCAAGGGTAAGATATTGGCATGTCTTCGCGGAAGCAATGGCCGAGTAGAAAAAGGTGTTGTCGCACTCCAAGCTGGCGCCGTCGGGATGATTCTAGCCAATGACATTTTGTCTGGAAATGAAATTGTAGCTGATCCTCATGTTCTTCCTGCTGCACATATTAACTACACTGATGGCCTCACCTTGTTCTCTTATATAAATTCGACCAA GTCACCAGATGTTTTCATGACGCGTGCGCGTACACAAAATGGCGTTAAACCAGCCCCTGTAATGGCAGCTTTCTCATCCAAAGGACCCAATGTTGTCACTCCTGAGATCCTTAAG CCTGATATTACTGGACCAGGAGTAGCTATTATAGCAGCTTACACCCAAGCAGTAAGCCCTGCAGGTGAAACAGATCCGCGTCGAATTTTGTTCAATGTTGAGTCTGGAACTTCAATGTCATGCCCTCATGTTGCTGGTGTTGTTGGTCTTCTTAAAACACTTCACCCCCATTGGAGTCCATCTGCAATTAAATCAGCAATTATGACAACTG CAAGCACCCAAGATAATCAGAAGATGGAAATGCGCAATTCATCAAACCTCCAGGCAACACCATTCAGCTATGGGTCAGGACAAGTGAGACCCGACGCTGCTATGGACCCTGGTTTGGTCTATGATGCAAATGTTTTTGACTACCTGACCTTCCTCTGTGGACTTGGCTACAATGAAACTCAACTCCAGTCTTTCACCGGAGGCATACCTTACAAATGCAATATGAAGTACGGCCTAGCCGACTTTAACTACCCATCTATCACTGTACCTGGTCTAGATGGCTCAACCCAGGTGATGAGAACCGTTAAGAATGTTGGCTCTCCTGGTACCTACAAAGCTCTGATACATGCGCCTGAAGGAGTAAAGGTGTCTGTTGAGCCAAAAACGTTGACATTTAAGAAGATCGGTGAGGCAAAGACTTTTAAAGTGTCTTTGCAGGTTACCAAGGCTTCATATGAATACGTATTTGGGAGTCTAACATGGACTGATGGTGTGCATTCTGTGAGGACCCCTATTGTGGTGGAGTCATTCCCTGAACGAGATTAG
- the LOC113358713 gene encoding subtilisin-like protease SBT5.4 isoform X2 yields the protein MRFSGVPWLSFIVTVILFSLLQAPSFSVGKKSFVVYLGAHTHGPEITSSDLEKVTHSHYQLLSTVLGSHEKARDSIFYSYTRYINGFAATLDDEHAQEISKHPDVISVFENRGKQLHTTRSWNFLGLESDSGEISSHSAWDMARYGEDTIIANLDTGVWPESKSFSDEGMGPIPSRWKGICQNNTREGVLCNRKLIGARYFDSGYAAYLSEVDPSKIPVNASARDDDGHGTHTLSTAGGNFVPGANVFGFGNGTAKGGSPKARVAAYKVCWKSINESGGCFDADILAAFEAAIHDGVDVISASIGGPPSDYFNDGIAVGSFHAVMHGITVIMSAGNDGPADGSVSNVAPWILTVGANTIDREFPVKIGLGNRKHLKGQSLYPKALPVRKFYPLIDGTAAKAVNSTDHDAQLCLAGSLDPEKVKGKILACLRGSNGRVEKGVVALQAGAVGMILANDILSGNEIVADPHVLPAAHINYTDGLTLFSYINSTKSPDVFMTRARTQNGVKPAPVMAAFSSKGPNVVTPEILKPDITGPGVAIIAAYTQAVSPAGETDPRRILFNVESGTSMSCPHVAGVVGLLKTLHPHWSPSAIKSAIMTTASTQDNQKMEMRNSSNLQATPFSYGSGQVRPDAAMDPGLVYDANVFDYLTFLCGLGYNETQLQSFTGGIPYKCNMKYGLADFNYPSITVPGLDGSTQVMRTVKNVGSPGTYKALIHAPEGVKVSVEPKTLTFKKIGEAKTFKVSLQVTKASYEYVFGSLTWTDGVHSVRTPIVVESFPERD from the exons ATGAGGTTTTCTGGAGTTCCATGGTTGTCTTTTATTGTTACGGTCATTCTCTTCTCACTGTTACAGGCTCCATCTTTTTCTGTTGGTAAAAAG TCTTTTGTTGTGTACTTGGGTGCGCACACACATGGACCAGAAATTACATCTTCGGATCTAGAAAAAGTCACTCATTCTCATTATCAGTTATTAAGTACTGTTTTAGGAAG TCATGAGAAGGCTAGAGATTCGATATTTTACTCATATACAAGATATATAAATGGTTTTGCTGCAACCCTGGATGATGAACATGCACAAGAAATTTCCA AACATCCGGATGTTATATCTGTCTTTGAAAACCGAGGAAAGCAGCTACACACCACCCGTTCATGGAACTTTCTAGGACTGGAATCAGATAGCGGTGAAATCTCGTCTCACTCGGCATGGGATATGGCGAGGTATGGCGAAGATACCATCATTGCCAACCTTGACACTG GAGTGTGGCCAGAATCAAAGAGCTTTAGTGACGAAGGAATGGGACCGATTCCATCCAGATGGAAAGGCATTTGTCAGAACAACACTAGAGAAGGAGTTCTTTGCAATAG GAAGTTGATTGGAGCAAGATACTTCGACAGTGGCTATGCAGCCTATCTTTCAGAAGTAGATCCATCAAAAATCCCAGTAAATGCATCGGCAcgtgatgacgatggacatggaACCCATACATTATCAACGGCTGGTGGTAACTTCGTGCCAGGTGCTAATGTGTTTGGTTTTGGGAATGGTACAGCCAAGGGTGGATCCCCGAAAGCTCGTGTTGCTGCTTACAAAGTCTGTTGGAAAtcgataaacgagagtggtggaTGTTTTGATGCTGATATCCTTGCTGCATTTGAAGCTGCTATTCATGATGGTGTTGATGTCATATCTGCATCTATTGGCGGACCTCCTTCTGACTACTTCAATGATGGTATTGCCGTTGGTTCGTTCCATGCAGTGATGCATGGAATCACTGTAATCATGTCAGCCGGTAATGACGGACCTGCGGATGGATCGGTGTCTAACGTCGCTCCATGGATATTAACAGTTGGTGCTAACACGATTGACAGGGAGTTCCCTGTTAAAATTGGACTTGGCAACAGGAAGCACCTCAAG GGGCAGAGTTTATATCCGAAGGCATTGCCAGTTCGGAAATTTTATCCTTTGATTGACGGTACAGCGGCAAAAGCAGTGAATTCAACAGATCATGATGC CCAGTTGTGCCTTGCTGGGTCACTTGATCCTGAGAAGGTCAAGGGTAAGATATTGGCATGTCTTCGCGGAAGCAATGGCCGAGTAGAAAAAGGTGTTGTCGCACTCCAAGCTGGCGCCGTCGGGATGATTCTAGCCAATGACATTTTGTCTGGAAATGAAATTGTAGCTGATCCTCATGTTCTTCCTGCTGCACATATTAACTACACTGATGGCCTCACCTTGTTCTCTTATATAAATTCGACCAA GTCACCAGATGTTTTCATGACGCGTGCGCGTACACAAAATGGCGTTAAACCAGCCCCTGTAATGGCAGCTTTCTCATCCAAAGGACCCAATGTTGTCACTCCTGAGATCCTTAAG CCTGATATTACTGGACCAGGAGTAGCTATTATAGCAGCTTACACCCAAGCAGTAAGCCCTGCAGGTGAAACAGATCCGCGTCGAATTTTGTTCAATGTTGAGTCTGGAACTTCAATGTCATGCCCTCATGTTGCTGGTGTTGTTGGTCTTCTTAAAACACTTCACCCCCATTGGAGTCCATCTGCAATTAAATCAGCAATTATGACAACTG CAAGCACCCAAGATAATCAGAAGATGGAAATGCGCAATTCATCAAACCTCCAGGCAACACCATTCAGCTATGGGTCAGGACAAGTGAGACCCGACGCTGCTATGGACCCTGGTTTGGTCTATGATGCAAATGTTTTTGACTACCTGACCTTCCTCTGTGGACTTGGCTACAATGAAACTCAACTCCAGTCTTTCACCGGAGGCATACCTTACAAATGCAATATGAAGTACGGCCTAGCCGACTTTAACTACCCATCTATCACTGTACCTGGTCTAGATGGCTCAACCCAGGTGATGAGAACCGTTAAGAATGTTGGCTCTCCTGGTACCTACAAAGCTCTGATACATGCGCCTGAAGGAGTAAAGGTGTCTGTTGAGCCAAAAACGTTGACATTTAAGAAGATCGGTGAGGCAAAGACTTTTAAAGTGTCTTTGCAGGTTACCAAGGCTTCATATGAATACGTATTTGGGAGTCTAACATGGACTGATGGTGTGCATTCTGTGAGGACCCCTATTGTGGTGGAGTCATTCCCTGAACGAGATTAG
- the LOC113358714 gene encoding formate dehydrogenase, mitochondrial, with protein MAMKKVANSVAARILNPSPPSLLLHRYLHAGPGSKKIVGVFYKANEYASMNPNFLGCAENGLGIRDWLESKGHQYIVTDDKEGPNSELEKHMPDLHVLISTPFHPAYVTAERIKKAKNLKLLLTAGIGSDHIDLQAAADAGLTVAEVTGSNVVSVAEDELMRILILVRNFIPGYQQVVNGDWNVAAIAHRAYDLEGKTVGTVGAGRIGKLLLQRLKPFNCNLLYHDRLKMDAKLESEIGATFEEDMDAMLPKCDIIVINMPLTEKTKGMFDKERIAKLKKGVLIVNNARGAIMDAQAVADACSSGHIAGYSGDVWYPQPAPKDHPWRYMPNQAMTPHISGTTIDAQLRYAAGTKDMLDRYFRGEEFPAANYIVKEGKLASQYL; from the exons atGGCGATGAAGAAAGTTGCTAATTCTGTTGCTGCAAGAATTTTGAACCCATCTcctccttctcttcttcttcacagatACCTTCAT GCTGGTCCTGGGAGCAAAAAAATTGTTGGGGTGTTCTATAAAGCCAATGAGTATGCCTCTATGAATCCAAACTTTCTAGGTTGTGCCGAAAACGGTTTGGGGATCAGAGATTGGCTTGAATCGAAAGGTCATCAGTATATTGTCACTGATGACAAAGAAGGCCCAAACTCTG AACTTGAGAAGCACATGCCTGATCTCCATGTGTTAATATCGACCCCTTTCCATCCCGCTTATGTTACGGCGGAGAGGATTAAGAAggcaaaaaatttaaaacttctTCTGACTGCTGGGATTGGTTCAGATCATATTGATTTACAAGCGGCTGCCGATGCCGGACTGACTGTTGCTGAGGTCACTGGAAGTAACGTGGTCTCCGTAGCTGAAGATGAACTCATGAGAATATTAATTCTCGTTCGAAACTTCATTCCTGGTTATCAGCAGGTGGTTAATGGAGACTGGAACGTCGCAGCAATTGCCCACAGAGCATACGATCTCGAGGGCAAAACAGTAGGTACAGTTGGAGCAGGGAGAATTGGCAAGCTATTACTACAAAGGTTGAAGCCATTCAACTGCAACCTCCTGTATCATGATCGCCTAAAGATGGATGCAAAATTAGAATCTGAAATTGGCGCGACGTTCGAGGAGGACATGGATGCTATGCTTCCCAAATGTGACATAATTGTCATCAATATGCCTCTGACAGAGAAAACAAA AGGAATGTTTGACAAAGAAAGAATTGCAAAGCTGAAGAAGGGAGTTCTAATTGTGAACAATGCTCGCGGAGCTATCATGGATGCTCAAGCAGTTGCTGATGCTTGCTCTAGTGGACACATTGCTG GTTATAGTGGGGATGTATGGTACCCACAGCCAGCCCCAAAGGATCATCCATGGAGATACATGCCTAACCAGGCAATGACTCCTCATATATCCGGTACCACCATTGACGCACAG TTGCGTTATGCTGCTGGAACCAAAGATATGTTGGACAGATACTTCCGAGGGGAGGAGTTCCCCGCGGCAAACTATATCGTCAAGGAGGGGAAATTAGCTAGCCAATATCTCTAG